The sequence CCATTTCGATAAAATGCCGTGTCCGGCGAGCGCGATGACTAGCACAATCGCCCTGTACAAAAAAGGTTTGCGATGTGACACAGGGTCAATGTAGATCATGGAAATCGTGAACATATAGCCTGCCAAAAAAACGTGAATGTGGATCAGAAAGTAAAGAAACGGATGGGCATGCATGAATGCAAACAAGCTTGTTGTATAAAGAAGCCATAAAGCGCCGATGTTTAATAACGATGCTACAATGGGATCGGCAGTCACTTGTGGTATCTTGCTGCGTAATAACTGGCTAACGCCTTTTGCCATTGGCACAGGCAATGTCCGCACCAACAGCGTCACCGGCGCTGCTAATGCCATCAACAGAGGCGCAAGCATTCCTAACAGCAAGTGTCCGACCATATGGAAGGCAAAATCAGTATGTGCCTTTTCCGCTATAGGCCCCGCCACCGCTAGATAGGCGGCGAAACAGCCGGCGATCCAAATGAGCGTTCGGTAAAGGGGCCATGGCTTTCGAGTCCTATAGGATAATAAAACAGCAACGACATAGAGCACGAAAGCACCGACAAACGGCAATGTGAGTAACAATTGGGCAAAAAACCATTCTAACTCGTTTGCCATACCTGGGTGGTTCATGGCTGCCGCCTTTGGCCTGTTCTGTATACAAGAACGGCACCGCAGATCACTAAAAGAATGGCAATCGCATTCCAGACAATATCATAGATATACACATTTTCCACGTAGCGAATTTGATGAATCCGCATCCACTTATGTTGAATCGTGCCATCATACAATTGGAAAGCCCCTGAGCCAAGTAAAATTCCGCCAAGCCACCTTTTGCCCCACCAACCGCGGCGGGATTTCAGGTCGGCCAGCAAGAACATTCCCGAAACGCTCGCAAACCAGCCAAATGCATGAAAGATACCATCTGAAATGATCCCTATTGTTCTAGTCGACTTGTCGTAAAAATGATGCCATTGCAATAATTGATGGAACAAGACTTCATCTAAAAAAGCAGCGATGCCGACGCCAACTAATACGCCGGACCAAAGATTCCGTTTTAAGTACAAGTGCCGCAGTTCCTGCTTCATCTGCTTTGGCATTCTCATAACCTCCTTGTTCGTTCACTATTACTAGTCTATCCATCTAGCAATTAAATCAAACACATGGTATAAGACAGACAAAGGCCAACGCAATAGCCAGAAAATAAGTCTCTTTGTTATAATGTAGTGAATGATCATTCATTCACAAAAGAGGTGGAGCAAAGTATGAAGAAAACGATGGAGCAACATTCCGTAAATGGCGTGTCCATGGCGAACGGGAGCGTTTCATTTCGTTCGGTCACTTTAAATGTATATAGCTTCGCTATCGATGGGATTATCATTGACGCTGGTGCTTCCGCACTAAAAAAAGGCTTTCTCCCTTTCTGGAAACAACAGCCGATTGATGCTCTATATTGCACCCATCTCCATGAAGACCATACAGGCTGCGCCACTTGGTTTGAACAACAACTGCATGTTCCGATTTACTTGCACGAATCTTCTCTTTCCGCAGCTAGGAAGACTGGCGACTATCCCCTTTATCGGAAACTGTTTTGGGGCAAGCGCAAACCGTTTCACCCTGCTGCGATTCCGGCAACATTCCAAACGAGGCACTCGAACTGGGTCAGTATTTTTACGCCTGGACACGCCACTGACCACGTTGCCTTCCTAAATAAATCGACTGGGCAACTGTTTACAGGCGATCTCTATGTACAAACAAAAACAAAACTTATTATGGATGGTGAGTCTGTTCCACAAATTATCGCCTCGCTCCATAAATTGTTGCAGTATGATTTCGAAGACGTTTTTTGCAGTCATGCTGGCTATTTAAAGCAGGGCCGCAAAAAGCTACTACTAAAACGAGACTATTTAGAGGCATTAAGCAACCAAGTCCACGATCTTTACAAAAGCGGACTCCCCATTAAGGAAATCCAAAAGCGCCTTTTCCCTCGGACATACCCCATTACCCGATTTTCAAAAGGCGAATGGGACTCCGCTCACTTGATCAAGTCTGCCTTAGAGTATACCGTTGGCAATCAATAGTAGAAAAAAACAAGCAGCCTCTGCGAAGGAAGCTGCTTGCCCATGACTTGTCCGCCTTTTAGGCAGCTTAGCCGATACACTGCCGTCTTTCAGGAAAAGAAAAAGCTGAGTGCGAACACAATGATAAAACCTGTCAAACCGATGATCGTCTCCATGACTGTCCACGATTTCAATGTGTCTTTTTCCGACATATCCAACAACTGGTTAACGAGCCAAAAACCTGAGTCGTTTACGTGGGAAAGGACAGTCGCGCCACAAGCGATGGCAATCGCAATCAATGCGAGAGACGGCTGCGAGAGCGCTGCCATATCTACAATAGGCGAAACGAGTCCCGCTGCCGTAATCATCGCGACAGTGGCAGATCCTTGTGCGACACGGACAAATGTGGAGATGAGAAAAGCTAGCAACACAAGCGGAAAGCCAGAAGCCGCCATTAAATTACCCATCGTTTCACCAACGCCGCTTTGAATCAAAACTTCTTTAAAAACGCCGCCGGCGCCTGTAATTAAAATGACAATGCCAGCTGGTTCCAATGCTTTTGTTGTAATCGTTTGCATATGTTCTTTAGAAACGCCGCGGCGCTTTCCTAGAAAGTACATCGCAAGCAACGTTGCCAGGATTAAAGCGACAAACGGATGGCCGATAAACATAAGGGCCGTTTTTAAAGGGCCATCTTTTAACACTTGTCCTCCAGTTGTGTTTAATAAGATTAATACAAGTGGAGACAAAATGATCAAGCAGATTAAGCCAAAGTGTGGCAACTGTTTATCTGCCGCTTCTTGTTTAGCGGCTTCAGCAATATGGTCAGGCACAGCAACGTGGATTTTATTGCCGATATAACGGCCAAATATAGGGCCAGCCACAATCATTGCTGGCAAGCCGGCAATGACGCCAAACAGCATCATCCAACCTAAGTCGACGCCAAGAACAGAAGCGACCGCAATCGGCCCGGGCGTTGGCGGAATAAAACTGTGTGCAACGGCGAGCCCGGCAAGGAGCGGGATCGCGTAATAGAGCAATGATCTATTTGTACGCATTGCCAAGCTATAAACGATCGGAATTAAAATGACGAGCGCTACGTCGAGAAAGACGGGAATGGCGACAATAAAGCCAGTCAATCCGAGCGCCCACACAGCACGTTTTTCACCGAATGTGTCTACTAACGTAAACGCCAGGCGTTCAGCGCCGCCTGAGATGCGGAGAATTTCACCAAACATGGCGCCAAGGCCGACGACAACGGCTATAAACCCGAGTGTGCCGCCCATTCCTTTCTCAATCGTCTCAAGGAGATTAAGGGGATCCATGCCAGTGAACAGGCCGATAAAAATACTTGCGAGCAATAACGCTATAAATGCTTGCATTTTTGAGCGCATAATCAAATAAAGCAAAATCGCGATTCCAATGATTGTGATGACGATCAACCAAGTTCCGGACATAATAACCTCCAAATTTCAGCCATGATAGCCATGATGTTTAGCAGCTTACCACTCTGCAACGCTGTTGTCTTGATGTCTCCAGACAGGGTTTCGCCAATTGTGGCCTGTTTCGCTCATCTTGCGGACATGGTCCTCATTAATTTCAATGCCAAGCCCAGGTTTGTTCGGTATGTCCACATAACCATCTTTATAGTGGAAAACGCTGCCATCGACGAGATAATCGAGAAGATCAGATCCTTCATTGTAATGGATACCAAGGCTTTGTTCTTGGATAAACGCATTGTGGCAAGTTGCATCCACTTGCAGGCATGCCGCGAGTGCAATTGGTCCAAGTGGGCAATGGGGAGCGGCAGCCACATCAAATGCCTCAGCCATTGATAGAATTTTCTTGCATTCAGTAATGCC is a genomic window of Shouchella clausii containing:
- a CDS encoding cytochrome c oxidase assembly protein translates to MNHPGMANELEWFFAQLLLTLPFVGAFVLYVVAVLLSYRTRKPWPLYRTLIWIAGCFAAYLAVAGPIAEKAHTDFAFHMVGHLLLGMLAPLLMALAAPVTLLVRTLPVPMAKGVSQLLRSKIPQVTADPIVASLLNIGALWLLYTTSLFAFMHAHPFLYFLIHIHVFLAGYMFTISMIYIDPVSHRKPFLYRAIVLVIALAGHGILSKWIYANPPVGVAPEQAQTGAMLMYYGGDAIDLLLLFIFCFQWYKATRRSARASLLLQENSRANI
- a CDS encoding DUF2243 domain-containing protein, coding for MPKQMKQELRHLYLKRNLWSGVLVGVGIAAFLDEVLFHQLLQWHHFYDKSTRTIGIISDGIFHAFGWFASVSGMFLLADLKSRRGWWGKRWLGGILLGSGAFQLYDGTIQHKWMRIHQIRYVENVYIYDIVWNAIAILLVICGAVLVYRTGQRRQP
- a CDS encoding GntP family permease produces the protein MSGTWLIVITIIGIAILLYLIMRSKMQAFIALLLASIFIGLFTGMDPLNLLETIEKGMGGTLGFIAVVVGLGAMFGEILRISGGAERLAFTLVDTFGEKRAVWALGLTGFIVAIPVFLDVALVILIPIVYSLAMRTNRSLLYYAIPLLAGLAVAHSFIPPTPGPIAVASVLGVDLGWMMLFGVIAGLPAMIVAGPIFGRYIGNKIHVAVPDHIAEAAKQEAADKQLPHFGLICLIILSPLVLILLNTTGGQVLKDGPLKTALMFIGHPFVALILATLLAMYFLGKRRGVSKEHMQTITTKALEPAGIVILITGAGGVFKEVLIQSGVGETMGNLMAASGFPLVLLAFLISTFVRVAQGSATVAMITAAGLVSPIVDMAALSQPSLALIAIAIACGATVLSHVNDSGFWLVNQLLDMSEKDTLKSWTVMETIIGLTGFIIVFALSFFFS
- a CDS encoding MBL fold metallo-hydrolase codes for the protein MKKTMEQHSVNGVSMANGSVSFRSVTLNVYSFAIDGIIIDAGASALKKGFLPFWKQQPIDALYCTHLHEDHTGCATWFEQQLHVPIYLHESSLSAARKTGDYPLYRKLFWGKRKPFHPAAIPATFQTRHSNWVSIFTPGHATDHVAFLNKSTGQLFTGDLYVQTKTKLIMDGESVPQIIASLHKLLQYDFEDVFCSHAGYLKQGRKKLLLKRDYLEALSNQVHDLYKSGLPIKEIQKRLFPRTYPITRFSKGEWDSAHLIKSALEYTVGNQ